The Pirellulales bacterium genome has a segment encoding these proteins:
- a CDS encoding HEAT repeat domain-containing protein encodes MRIQSAAGIALAAIFFAWNGPVLAQPATAPPDASTLIEQLAGSDADVQKRAADALAEFPAQANVAVPALVEALTAKDPQLRWRAARTLAAIGNGSSAAVAALQKSLQDDDASVRGWSAYALGQFGEAGRAAAADVAALLVDKDRDVRRAAIGALIAMRLSQETMAKYMRQAIEDSDMDPSVTVPALNALANSGDRGIAILIEELNNEKACYWACLALGSAGPKAKAAVPELAKMTSSDEPEIRMQAAIALGQIGPDAKLAVPQLIKELSDEQNSVRYAAAFALGQIAAKEAAPELGKQLDSKDSFLRMISAWALARVNPNDKPTVDRAVKMLVEALKDKNPRVRATAARGLHELKLPPETVVPVFTELLKDQDPVVRANVIDALSTLDGKIIPSLTRGLENNATQSIAVGVIHRLGPAAKTLVPALVEELNDPSADHRQEVEFALAAIGPDAKEAVPALVKALGDPDPKVRYTACYALGKIGPGANEAAAVLQNNAKNSDDKFLKIASLWALLRIRPHDQPLKVLAVPLLIKALNESDRDLVRIEVASALGEIGAPVAIPALPALGKVATEADSAEVRDAAAQAIKKIAPHR; translated from the coding sequence ATGAGAATTCAGTCGGCGGCCGGGATAGCACTTGCAGCGATCTTCTTTGCCTGGAATGGGCCTGTTTTGGCCCAACCTGCCACGGCGCCGCCCGATGCAAGCACGCTCATTGAGCAACTAGCCGGTTCCGATGCCGACGTACAAAAACGGGCGGCCGACGCCTTGGCGGAATTTCCGGCGCAGGCCAATGTCGCGGTGCCAGCCCTCGTTGAGGCGCTGACCGCAAAAGATCCACAACTTCGATGGCGGGCAGCACGAACGCTGGCTGCGATCGGCAATGGATCTTCCGCGGCCGTCGCGGCATTGCAAAAGTCGCTTCAGGACGACGATGCTTCGGTGCGTGGTTGGTCGGCGTACGCGCTGGGGCAATTTGGTGAGGCGGGTCGCGCGGCGGCGGCCGACGTGGCCGCACTGCTTGTGGATAAGGATCGGGATGTTCGCCGCGCTGCGATCGGCGCACTGATTGCCATGCGGTTGAGCCAGGAAACGATGGCGAAATACATGCGTCAGGCCATCGAAGATAGCGATATGGATCCTTCGGTGACCGTGCCCGCTCTGAACGCGCTGGCAAACTCTGGCGACCGCGGCATCGCCATTCTGATCGAAGAACTGAACAACGAAAAAGCCTGCTACTGGGCGTGTCTCGCGTTGGGCTCGGCCGGCCCGAAGGCGAAAGCGGCCGTTCCAGAGCTTGCCAAAATGACGTCCAGCGACGAACCCGAAATTCGCATGCAGGCCGCAATCGCCTTGGGGCAGATTGGACCGGATGCAAAGCTTGCCGTGCCGCAATTGATCAAGGAGCTATCGGATGAGCAAAACTCGGTGCGCTACGCCGCGGCGTTCGCCTTGGGCCAAATTGCGGCGAAAGAAGCCGCTCCAGAGTTAGGGAAACAACTCGACAGCAAAGATAGTTTCCTGCGGATGATTTCCGCCTGGGCGCTGGCGCGGGTCAATCCAAACGACAAGCCGACGGTCGATCGGGCCGTGAAAATGCTGGTGGAGGCGCTCAAGGATAAAAATCCTCGGGTACGCGCGACGGCTGCGCGGGGATTGCACGAATTGAAATTGCCGCCGGAAACCGTCGTTCCCGTGTTTACGGAACTGCTCAAGGACCAAGACCCCGTCGTCCGCGCCAACGTCATCGACGCGCTGAGCACGCTGGATGGAAAAATCATCCCGAGCTTGACTCGCGGGCTGGAAAACAACGCCACACAGTCGATCGCGGTGGGCGTCATTCACCGACTCGGCCCCGCGGCAAAAACGCTTGTCCCTGCACTTGTCGAAGAACTGAACGACCCGAGCGCCGACCATCGACAGGAAGTTGAATTTGCACTGGCGGCGATCGGCCCGGACGCGAAAGAGGCGGTTCCGGCCCTGGTGAAGGCTCTGGGAGATCCCGATCCCAAAGTGCGATATACCGCCTGCTATGCCTTGGGAAAGATTGGGCCTGGCGCGAATGAAGCGGCCGCCGTGCTGCAAAACAACGCCAAGAACTCCGACGACAAATTCTTGAAGATTGCCAGCCTCTGGGCGCTATTGCGAATTCGTCCTCACGATCAACCGCTGAAGGTTTTGGCCGTGCCGCTCTTGATCAAGGCGCTGAACGAATCAGATCGAGACTTGGTCAGAATCGAAGTCGCCAGCGCCTTGGGCGAGATCGGCGCGCCGGTGGCCATCCCGGCCCTCCCGGCGCTAGGAAAGGTCGCCACAGAAGCCGATTCGGCGGAAGTGCGCGACGCCGCCGCACAGGCCATCAAGAAAATTGCGCCACACCGATGA
- a CDS encoding DUF1361 domain-containing protein, translating into MNPLVEWVHAALRPHFHIGWNLFLALTPLAISLWIFRRTPRRGWLWWPVFFVFVLFLPNASYTLTDIIHFIEEVRAQPLLPDWSIVYFVIPKYAIFFFFGFQCHVISLLRMGRYLTWIGRRHWVFAAEIIMNALCSVGVYWGRYLRLNSWDIFGKPQELANQAIARLFHDELALSIIAVYFVVLSLFYYLMKVIDVAVWNYFQQRRLTGLLSAQAIDRAA; encoded by the coding sequence ATGAATCCGCTCGTCGAATGGGTTCACGCCGCGCTGCGGCCGCACTTCCACATCGGTTGGAATCTGTTTCTTGCGCTGACGCCGCTGGCGATTTCGTTGTGGATTTTTCGCCGGACCCCGCGCCGCGGCTGGCTGTGGTGGCCGGTGTTTTTTGTTTTCGTGCTGTTTCTGCCCAACGCCTCGTATACGCTGACGGACATCATTCACTTCATCGAGGAAGTGAGGGCCCAACCGCTGCTGCCCGATTGGAGCATTGTCTATTTCGTCATTCCGAAGTATGCGATTTTCTTCTTCTTCGGCTTTCAATGCCACGTCATCTCGCTGCTGCGAATGGGGCGATACTTGACCTGGATCGGGCGGCGCCACTGGGTATTCGCGGCCGAAATCATCATGAATGCGCTCTGCTCGGTGGGCGTCTATTGGGGCCGGTACCTGCGATTGAACAGTTGGGATATTTTCGGCAAGCCGCAGGAATTGGCCAACCAAGCGATTGCACGGTTGTTTCACGACGAGCTCGCCTTGTCGATCATAGCCGTCTACTTTGTCGTGCTGTCGTTGTTTTACTATCTCATGAAGGTGATCGACGTCGCGGTCTGGAACTATTTCCAACAGCGGCGACTGACTGGGCTGCTGTCGGCACAAGCCATCGATCGAGCCGCCTGA
- a CDS encoding ubiquinol-cytochrome c reductase iron-sulfur subunit: MLGGLAAGYGTFAAMAGRYFYPIGDNKDWFFVSDAEGIQPGESVAFESPAGIQVSITRRIGLAETPVSAESFLALSSICPHLGCRVHWEPHNDRFFCPCHNGVFDKDGTAVSGPPAAAHQNLPRYPLMVVDGKLFIQMSANSV, from the coding sequence ATGCTAGGCGGACTCGCTGCTGGATACGGCACTTTCGCGGCGATGGCAGGTCGCTATTTCTATCCCATCGGCGACAACAAAGATTGGTTTTTCGTGTCCGATGCCGAGGGAATCCAACCGGGGGAATCGGTTGCCTTCGAGTCTCCTGCGGGCATACAAGTTTCGATCACACGTCGGATCGGCCTCGCGGAAACGCCGGTCAGTGCAGAGAGCTTTCTTGCCCTGTCGAGCATTTGTCCCCATTTGGGATGCCGTGTGCATTGGGAACCGCACAACGACCGATTCTTCTGTCCCTGTCACAACGGAGTCTTCGACAAGGATGGTACGGCGGTCAGCGGTCCACCCGCCGCCGCCCACCAAAACCTTCCGCGATATCCGTTGATGGTTGTGGACGGAAAGCTGTTTATCCAAATGTCAGCGAATTCAGTCTAA